The genomic stretch TACCTTTGGTATTGTAATTTTTGGTGTTGCTCTCTGTCTTAGTTTCTGTTTTATCAGTTTTGTTTTGACTCCTTGTAATTCCTTTGTTGTCTGATTCTCTCTTTTGTGTTCTGTTACATTAATAAAACCCTGTTTGGTCAGAGCTATTACGTGAATCATCTCTCCTTCGTCAGGCCTCATCGTAACACTGTCCACTGGGTAGCTTCTGAGTGTTGATGATGTACTCTGTGCATGAATTGATTACGTGTCTATCACCATGCACTAAACTACATACAATTTCCAGCAAGACAGGATGCCTCGCATGACAAAATTTGTTTTCATGCCATTGCAGGCATACCTGTCATTTTAAGTGCAGTGGATGGAGCACTAAACTCTATTTATACTCGCAGCATCTTAAATCCCATCTGCACCTGTCAGAAAGTGTTCCCCGCACTAGGTCTAAATGTCCAAGTGATATGCATCCATCCAGGATTTTTCATACACATTGTGGCCAAGTGGCCTAGAAGTGCACATGATACTTACATCTGTCAAGCTTTGGAGTCTGTCAGATGGCAAAGGGTGCATTTGCTGGTAGCTGGTTATTCGGAGACAGCAGGTATCCTCTTAGGTAATGCCTGCTGATTCCATTGTTGAATCCCCAAACCATGGCTGAGGAGATGTATAACATCACACACCAAAGAACACACTGCTGTAGAGGGTGCTTGGGCATGTGGAGGATGTCATTCTGGTGCCTACACAAGTTTTTGGGAGCTCTAACATTTCCCTTGAATGTGGCTATGCTGTTATTCTTATGAGCGCCATGCTGCACAACActgcattaattattttattaaaaatatgtttagtcacCTCCTTAAGTTTTCAGCTTTTCTTTTGAGAAGTGTTGCTTCCTTTTCCCGAAGCTGCTCACCATTGTTCTATTTTTTACAAAGAAGCTACATGACGTTTTGAGCCCATTTTTATATTTTCGACAAATAGGTGAACCATATGCCTGCTACTTAAGACAACTCTCACCTAGCAATACATGCTGCTCTCCCACGTGCTTTCGGAAATAAGAGACGGACTCCCCAGGAAATACTAAGTAAAATAGGTGGCAGTTGAAGACTACTTCTCCAGATGTATAGCTGGGATGTATGAATGAAGGAAATTCATCTGAGGTTTAATACAGGACCAGACCTCTCCAGCATTCTTGAGAACGAGTTACTGTTAGAAATAATCTGTCATATTTCAAACGCATTAGGGGTTGTGGATGAATCCTTTGTTGGCGCAACGTCTTTGAACGGCCGTTGCGGGGAAAAAATAAGTTAgaaatttttagtttttaattgACCTTTTTTATTACTGATTTTTCACGATCATATATCGTGACAATACCTGTAGTTTATTTGTTACTAACCATTCCCGGTTTACTGCAGTCTATCAGGAAGTGCTCTCGCTGTCACAATAAAACAAGACAGCTGATACGCTAGCACAGCAAGTGGCATACTGCCCTTTAAATTGACGTAATGTAAAGCTTCCGCAACCGGGCAGATCACGTGGTTAATTCTGCGGGATGCCATTGGTCAGTTTCCTCGAACTCTCTGGCTCTCGGTTCGTCAACCGTCTCTCCTCACCAGTGACGTATTAAGACATCGTCGGTGGGCGGTGTCACGGCGCTCCGCCAAAGATTTACTTACAGCTACTACCAGCACCGGGGGTGAAAACCAATATACCTGAAACTGAGCTGGTATTTCGTGTGTAAATTTCGCAGACTTTCACTTATACGTATTTCGGTAATTTCATGTCAGTAGGTGATTTCCGGGCTCATCACTGTGCGTGTGATTTTCCTGCGTCATACCAGGAAGAAGAGCGAGCAAGCAAGCACCTAGGAGGCTTTCAGCCGTCCGTCGGGAGATCATGGCGCTCGGAGATGCCTGGAAGCAGCTATCCTGGATCTACTACCAGTATCTGCTCGTTACGGCTCTTTACATGCTGGAGCCATGGGAGAGAACCGTGTTCAGTATCCTTTCTCTGTAATGGAAAACGTAACTCTACTTCCAAAGCTGAAATGAGTTCCAAAGTCTTTGGGTGAGAGTCAGGCCGAAGCAGATAGGTTACTTTTTATCTGCGCATCATGTCCGGTAAACCGAGTGTGGGGCGCGGCTCTTTGGAGTTGGGAGTGATGGTGGGAGCTGCTCTGGTGTCGTTTTACGTTGTGTTAAAGTGTCAGGAATATCGCCATCTGAGGGAAGCGCATTTGCCGGCTATGCTCATGGTGCAACAGGTTCCTGAAAACGGAGTTATTTAGGTAACATTAAAAAGGTGACGCGTTTAGTAGACCTTTAGTATACGTTCATGGTAGTCGATCACCCAAAAAGAACTGGCTTCATGTAAGTCGTTTTGCTGCAAGTAACGGTTACAAAGTTACGTAAAATGCTATACTTGCCTTTTCCCAGTGGTAATGACCCTAGCTGCGTGCATTAGGCGGTGTATAAATTGTCATATATATTAATGGTGGCTAGTTGTGATTCTCCGACTACAATTAGGGGTTTGTCTGTACCGTCTGGTGCATGTTGCTGAAAACCGTAATACAAAGTTAATATATTGCTGTTAATTATACATGGATTTGTAACTTATAGTATAACGCAATACATATGTTGTATGTTAATGCTGCTGTAacaagagaatttctctctaaGGAAAACACTCAATATTAAGATCTGTGTAGACAAAGGCACACCTGTCATGTATTATAAAATACATAGAATTTTAGATTTTGGTGATCAGTGATCATTTGTGGCACTACagcacaacaaaatgtgtcccctGCATTTAATCCATCTGTGACaatatgacatagcagggggcagctaattcagcacctggggagcagtgcttgggggtggtaccttgctcaggtggTACCTTGTGCGCATTTCTAACCATTAAGACACCACTGCCCATATATAGCATGTCCAGTCTGTTTATTTTAAATAGCCTGTTACTTTGACTATCAGATTGAGAACATATAAGCATATATTTATGCTGTTGCTAATTAATCCACTAACCTGGTGCTTGTTATCCCTGGACATGTTGAGGACCACATGGTCGAATGGATTCCTCTGACCAAGGTTGTTATAAATCCTCCTAATATGTCAGCTTAATGTTGGGTGTTGGGTTCTTGCAAAACGGCCCCCCAGGCCACTTCCCTTTACATCTTTGATGCAGGCCTTTTTGGAAGGGGGGAAAGAGTCAAGACAACTTGAAAAATCTTCAGTGCCACTATTTTTACAGCAGTACTGAGATGGTAAACAGCAGTGATCAGACAGCAGGGAAAGTGATACcactttatttgtctgaaaaatCGCCAGGCCTCTGACTGGCTTATTGACGGCCTGCTTGATTTTCTTACGTTCCCCTGATATCCCTTTTCTCTCATTTTAATCAACCTGCCGCTTGGTGTCGCTGTTGTCCCTCTGTCTCACTACAGTTTGAAGAAAATTCTCTCATTTGCAGAAGTGTCCAAGTAAATCTGTAAATTATTTgattgctttttaaaatttttattattttcatgtTTGAAATAATGTAATATTTGTTACAACCTTAAGTAAAAATGGCATATTTCTGTGATGGTAATTTCTGCCTTTTATGTGATGTAAAAATTGAAGAAAAATGTGATTACGAAGCATATGCCCTGTTGTGTATTCCTTTCTTGATTCTCTCTAGTGTTTGTGGTGGGTAGGCGAaattattgttgttgctgttgatgGGTTATTCAGGATTACTGTAAACCTTTGCTCACTGGGCATTTCTTTAACAACACTTCAGATTCTCTCCTGATTTCGGTAGCAGGAATGGCCGTGTACACAGGCTATGTCTTTATGCCCCAGCACATCATGGCCATCTTGCACTACTTTGAAGTAATCCAGGGATGAAGCTGCAGTGGCGACATCCTATTGGCTGTCCACTGGAGCACAGCGAAGGATGGAAAGATGACTTATTTTGGAGATTCTTCAGGACGGTTCTGTGCTTACCAATGTTTAAATAACAGATATAATGGATAATCAGTGGAGAATGTATAAGACAGTTTGTATTTATTAAGGACACcattcctctttttttttttttaaaacctaaACGTGTGACCGCACAAACCTTTTTTGGCTCCCTTCACGCTGTAAGCACAGATGTCAGTGTTAGACTTGCCTTATATTTTTGAAATCGGTGGCTCTGTTTTGCCAGCTCCCAAAATGTTTTGTcatgtatataaatgtatacataTCTCTGTAAAGTTTTGTAGAAACTGCCTTAGAGAAGTGGTTTTTGCTACAGATCAGTTTGAGGATCCATTTTTGGCAACATTTCTCTATTTTCACCAACATTAAGACCTTAAACTTTTAacatttttatgtgttttaatgtgATATTTGCTGTTTTTCATACAAGTCTCTCAGGTGTTTCTGCTTATGTAACTAGTATTTCGAAACATGCTTTAATAAATGATTggatttttgtgtttgtgacagttaattaaatattttatacttAGTGACAGGTTACATTATTGCCTTCAGCTTCAATTTGTATCCTTGTATTTATGCATTTTCTAAATCTGCTGTATCTGTGACCCTTTGAGGTCATTTTAATAATCTGTACACTCAAACCTTAAAAACAGCAGGAGCTTAAGTGATGTAGTTTTGCAGTGCAGAATTTTGGGAGCAGTGATTTCATTTTGGGTTTTGAATCCCGATCTGCTGTGTGTATGGCTGTTTACCACCCTGTTTCATGCTGTAAACACCCTGTTTCTCTCACATTCCAAAAACCGATCCTTGGGGACCCtcaggcagtccacatttttgctccctccagcaccatgctagacagtccacatttttactgctgtctgggggtccccaaggaccagggtGGGATAGTTTATGGATGGgtatgagtgtgtgcatgtatgtaccTTTCAATGGAATAGCATCCAGATAAACATCTCTAAAAGCATACAGCATCCACAGGAACGATTATTGGAATAATCATGAGTGTTTCTGTATGTAAATATCACGTTCTGTATGGAGATGTGTGTGTATTGCCTCCCTTTCTGTAGGTATCTGGTGATGTCAGTCAGTTATGCTGGCAATAATCAGTCAGTCCGAAAAGATTTCTCACTTTTCTCCATTCTCTTTGAAGCCTAAAAAAACTGAACACATCAGTATGTCTCTGTCCTGTTAGTCATTTTAACTAtgttattaatttaattaataatttgTATTAGACTCGTTAAATGTATGTTCAAAACTTGACAGTATTGCAAACcgtttttgcaaaataaaagtacactacacaatctatatttttaaatatcaaaGTTAGCTTCAACAATGGATTTTTACTTTAAAGTCCCAGGAGTTGAAGGCAAATACCCTAATAAGTGTACTGTTACACTTCTAGGCGATTTTAGAGTGGTGAATTGCACCCCCTACTGTTAGGATGGAAAAACAAGTttctaaattatttaaattaaaatataaacgTGCATGTTCATGCTTTGTCATAGTTTTTCAGTTGACTAATTTGTGTCTAATCACCACTTGACACAAGGCAGGTACAGCGGAGTGCTTGTTTAGTACAGATAGCTTATTAGAAATGTAATGGCTGACCATGTTTTTCTGTGTGAAGAATAAAATGGAGTCTAATAATTTAAGCCAGGGTGTTCGTACTGTGATTAGCTGTGGATAGTTACGCATATGCAATATGACTCCTGGGCTATTTACACTCACTGCGTCAACTATTCTGGCTATCTAAAGTATATGGCtctttatataaataaataaaaacttatATAACATAAACATAGATAATTTGAAACCTTCactaatcattaaaaaaaaatgttttatatgGAATAGTATAGCATaaaatggggcggcatggtggtgcagtggttagcactgttgcctcacacctctgggacccaggttcgagtctccgcctgggttacatgtgtgtggagtttgcatggggaggtttccccccacagtccaaagatatgctgagactaattggagctaataaattgctcataggtgtgtgagtgtgaccccctgtcctgggttgttccccaccttgtgcccataggctccggaccccctatgacccagaaggataagtggtttggaaaatgaatgaatgaacaaacaCATAGAATATGACAGTAATGGCTATTTGCACTCTGTGCTGGTAAAGCATTGGGAGCTTTCTTCTGCAGCCTGCAGAGTCTCAGATGGAAGCTATGATTCCTTGGCTTCAGTGCTGAGAGGGATGTCAGGAGTTATGTCACTGCTTTCTGTCTGGTGGATCCCTGGTGAGTACTGTGAATATAGTACTGCATGTACTGTTACATTAAGAAACGTACTTAACATCTGTCTTTTAAGCCTCTAGAGCAACACTGTCTCTACAGAGTAACATCTTGTAACATGGCAGTACACAGTAAAGCCACccacaccagcagggggcgatcaGCAACACATGGGCTTATAGCAACCATGGTTTCCTCATAGTTTATCACAAAGAGAGCCAATAGGACATGGCTGGTGGCCACAAATTGCCCCAACTAAAGGATGGGACTGTCTTCCTGAGGGCAGCGTAAATCATGCATTGGGGAGAAGGTCAggaggaacaggaaaggccaggCCACTGGTGCCTGGTCTTTCTGCCCATGTCACTGCCGGAGAACGACCATCCTGAAGAGAATCCTGCTTCCCAACCCCATTGcatattttttcccttaataTTAACATTAACATTGTCAATAGCGGGGTATTTGCCTGCATCTTCGTCTCACTCATCCTTGACCTCAGGACCGTGTCTTTGCTTATTATAAGACGATGTGGTTGGTAGTCACCTTACTGGCACATGTATGATGGGATGTTAGATGTATAGAGATTCAGCTTTGGTGCGACAGTGATGATAATCGTAGAGGATGCCCTGTGTTTAGGAGATGCATGTATGCATGATTGAAATCATGAGAATTATTTAATCTATATGAATGTATGCTCTACATGGTGCCTGTCAGTAAGCATACTGTATGAACAATTAAATCTTTCTATATTTACATTTGCCttttacttatttagcagatgttttatccaaaaacaggatgagacatTCCCTGGAGCAATTTGGGTTAAAGACCTTGGACTTTACTAGTCACAAGATATAATGACTCTTTTGTTTTAAGAATGTGTTGATGCAAAAACAGGATTTTTTTCATCATTATTTTCCACTGCTGAATCTGCATCACCTTGAAACCCGAAGATAAGGTCGCCAAAAGAATTTGCACTTGATATACTTTCCTATCAGGTTTGCCCTAAATGTACTACTGTACACTATTGATCCTGTATTGATCCTCTGTTCCAACTTTGTAATTTAATTAATCAGTTGAATGGGTGAGTTTGTAGTGAAACTTGTATAATTCTGCCAAATCTCAGAGTAAATGGAGAACTTGTAGAATCTCATATGATAATTTGTAAATAATAAAGGGTTTGTGTTAACTGTCTATGACAAATAAAACTCATATTCATCTGTCATTAAGTTTCATATATATTGGATGTTTTTACTCAAAGACACATTTTAAAACGTATTTTTCTGCATTCCTTAAGTTGGCAAGTCAATAATCAGTTAACTTATTCCTGTAATGTCAAGTGCTAGAGTCACGTGGACTGGGAATAACCAAAGCACACAGAATATACTGACCATCTATATTCAGTAAAGTACTATACACAGaattttccagaaaaaaaaaattctttgtcacttaaatgtgtttttgtgtgttttatatgctttatatattttaataccCCCATGTTGCAGGAGAATTCgcagtgggtggcgctgttgcCTTACATGTccaaggttgcaggttcgaatacCTGTTCAATGCCTTGGAAAATTATCTTTTCAtctatcccatcttgctctccatgagacatacACACAGGTAAGCGAAGTCTCAAACCCGCCGGCCACATGTTGATTCTACACAGcccataaaatatttttaattcattattaaatcctgTTGGTCGATCTTTCTTATTCCATTTTGTAATTTTACTTTTCAGTGACCTGCATAGACTTAGTTTGCTTATGGAATGTTGATGTTACGTTGTTTATTCCTCTCTCTCATTTCTCTTTTAGCTCATAAAAATAGCTTGCGTGGCCCCCTGGGAGAAGTGCTCCCAGCCAGTGGCCCCCGGGTCATTTGAGTTTGAGACCTTTTagtaagaactatacaaacgtgaggaggccattcggcccatcaagctcgctaagttctccccaagcgagcttgatgggccgaatggcctcctctagtTTGAATAGTTCTAAGAGGAAGTTTGGGGTGACAGTGGAGAGTTGGTCATGCCtgaagcaattggggttaaatgCCTTGCTCAAGGAGGCATCAATCTGCCAAAGcatctgaaccagcgaccttccgatcacagccacagagtctaAACCCACTGCTATCCTCAAATGGCCCAAAGACATTCAGataggactggcatcccatccagggtgttcccatGTTGTGCGGCCTATTCTACCTGTGACCCTGTAGCCTACTGGGTAATTGGTCTGAAAACAGATAGAGGGattgattgtgttttttttggtgtCCTTGATTGTGTTATGTCTAGACATGGACACTTTGGGGTTTCAACTCCAGTTCCATTTAtccactcgtggccataagtggaaattagcggaagAACACTTTTAAactaatttgaggaagcacgtctttacacagcgtgtagatagagtatggaatagtcttcctgctagtgtagcgcaagcaaaaaccctgggttccgtaaaatcagagctagataagattttaacaacactgagctattagttaagttctccccaaacgagcttgatgggccgaatggcctcctctcgtttgtaaatttcttatgttcttattaaaACATTActcttttaaatttaattttctttttcaaaTGTTGTAGTGTAGCGTTGTCCATAAACTTTCTTGTATGTCCTTAATCATAATACTGTCTGTTGAGATTTGTATCTTTTATGGGTAAGGAGTAACTGTAGGAGTACCGCATATGAGCACGATGAACACTGAAGTATCATAAGTATGTTGCGGAATCGGGGGAGCAATTACTAGCCAGAATATTCAGGTCTTTGTTAAATTTCAAAATTTACCTACAATGATTTGCGGTGTACTCTGTTAAGATAgcatttgtaaatgtaaagaCTCTGCCGTGTTTAGAGCAAGTTTTGGTTGATCTTTGACAGTCTCTGTTCTATCATCTCAAACCCtagtattcatccatccattttccaaaccgcttatcctactgggttgcggggggtctggagcctatcctggaagcaatgggcacgaggcagggaacaacccagaatggggggccagcccagcgcagggcacactcactcttatgggcaatttagcaagtcctcagcatgtctttggac from Brienomyrus brachyistius isolate T26 chromosome 14, BBRACH_0.4, whole genome shotgun sequence encodes the following:
- the sptssa gene encoding serine palmitoyltransferase small subunit A is translated as MALGDAWKQLSWIYYQYLLVTALYMLEPWERTVFNSLLISVAGMAVYTGYVFMPQHIMAILHYFEVIQG